From Brucella pseudogrignonensis, a single genomic window includes:
- the choW gene encoding choline ABC transporter permease subunit: MNWLTDYKIPVGPTAKSVVDWLTDNMSGFFDALASVMQWLIDGLLYLLQLPHPLALIAIFAAIAWFIQRRISVVFLTIIGFLFIINQGYWDATLKTLTLVLSACFLCMAIGVPLGITAAHRPKLYAVMRPILDLMQTLPTFVYLIPAIVFFGIGMVPGLLATAIFVLPAPVRLTHLGISSTPSSLIEAGEAFGASRRQLLWKIELPYAMPQILAGLTQTIMLSLSMVVIAALVGADGLGVPVVRALNSVNTSLGFESGFVIVVVAIVLDRIFRAGREK; the protein is encoded by the coding sequence TTGAACTGGCTGACGGACTATAAAATCCCGGTTGGACCGACCGCAAAGTCGGTGGTCGACTGGCTTACTGATAATATGAGCGGTTTTTTCGATGCGCTGGCATCTGTGATGCAGTGGCTCATCGATGGTTTGTTGTATTTATTACAACTGCCGCATCCTTTGGCCCTCATCGCCATTTTTGCAGCTATTGCGTGGTTCATACAGCGCCGCATTTCTGTGGTTTTCCTCACGATTATCGGCTTTTTGTTCATCATCAATCAAGGCTATTGGGATGCAACGCTCAAGACACTGACACTTGTTTTGTCAGCTTGCTTTCTCTGCATGGCTATCGGCGTTCCGCTCGGCATTACAGCAGCGCATCGACCAAAGCTCTATGCCGTCATGCGCCCAATTCTCGATTTGATGCAGACGCTGCCAACCTTCGTTTATCTCATTCCGGCAATTGTCTTCTTCGGCATCGGTATGGTGCCCGGATTGCTGGCAACAGCAATTTTCGTGCTACCAGCCCCGGTGCGGCTGACACATCTGGGCATCTCATCGACACCTTCCTCCTTGATCGAAGCCGGTGAAGCTTTCGGCGCATCCCGTCGTCAGCTTCTGTGGAAAATCGAGCTGCCCTACGCAATGCCACAAATTCTGGCAGGGCTGACCCAAACAATCATGCTCTCGCTGTCCATGGTGGTGATTGCGGCCCTTGTGGGGGCAGATGGCCTGGGTGTGCCAGTGGTTCGTGCGCTCAACTCCGTCAATACATCGCTCGGTTTTGAATCGGGCTTCGTCATCGTCGTGGTCGCCATCGTGCTTGATCGCATCTTCCGCGCCGGGCGCGAGAAATAG
- the choV gene encoding choline ABC transporter ATP-binding protein, whose amino-acid sequence MTIISVEDVSIIFGKHVDSALELADRGASRSEIQAETDLVLGVHDCSLDIQEGEILVLMGLSGSGKSTLLRAINRLNPISRGRVLIRDGERTIDVGNADRKTLRHLRTELVSMVFQQFGLLPWRSVEENVAFGLEISGMGKQERLNHARAQLELVGLQEWATRKVGELSGGMQQRVGLARAFATGAPILLMDEPFSALDPLIRTRLQDELLTFQSRLKKTIVFVSHDLDEAMKIGNRIAILEGGRIIQCGTPQDILLQPANQYVADFVAHMNPLGVLQAGDIMTPFDRNAAPRPFAATTRKETLVRELMNAVADSSGDVGIVENGAIIGKISADDIVRALSWHQQRGQH is encoded by the coding sequence ATGACGATCATTTCTGTAGAAGACGTCAGCATCATCTTCGGCAAGCATGTCGATAGCGCCCTGGAACTGGCTGATCGTGGTGCCTCACGCTCGGAAATTCAGGCTGAGACCGATCTCGTCCTAGGCGTCCATGATTGCTCGCTCGATATTCAGGAAGGCGAAATTCTCGTCCTGATGGGCTTGTCCGGTTCGGGAAAATCAACGCTGCTGCGCGCCATTAATCGGCTCAATCCAATTTCGCGTGGTCGCGTTCTGATCCGCGATGGCGAACGCACGATTGATGTTGGCAATGCCGACCGCAAGACACTGCGTCACCTGAGGACGGAACTTGTCTCAATGGTGTTCCAGCAATTTGGCCTGCTGCCATGGCGTTCGGTTGAAGAAAACGTCGCCTTTGGCTTGGAAATATCCGGTATGGGCAAGCAGGAACGGCTCAACCACGCACGCGCCCAGCTTGAACTGGTCGGTTTGCAGGAATGGGCCACCCGCAAGGTGGGCGAGCTTTCCGGCGGCATGCAGCAGCGCGTAGGCCTTGCCCGCGCGTTTGCTACAGGGGCACCCATCCTGTTGATGGATGAACCATTCTCAGCGCTTGATCCGCTGATCCGTACACGCTTGCAAGACGAGCTCCTGACCTTCCAGTCCCGGCTTAAGAAAACGATTGTGTTCGTTAGCCATGATCTTGACGAAGCGATGAAGATCGGCAATCGGATCGCTATTCTGGAAGGCGGGCGCATTATCCAGTGCGGAACACCACAGGACATCCTCCTGCAACCCGCCAATCAGTATGTGGCGGATTTCGTCGCCCATATGAACCCGCTCGGCGTGTTGCAAGCGGGCGACATCATGACCCCGTTTGACCGCAATGCAGCCCCTCGCCCATTTGCAGCAACCACACGAAAAGAAACGCTTGTTCGGGAACTGATGAATGCCGTCGCGGACAGCAGCGGCGATGTGGGCATTGTCGAGAATGGCGCTATTATCGGAAAAATCAGCGCCGATGACATTGTTCGGGCGCTCTCCTGGCATCAGCAGCGCGGACAGCATTAA
- a CDS encoding dipeptide ABC transporter ATP-binding protein has translation MSEIVLEARDIKRDYHVGGGLFGKPKVVHAVKGVSFKVEKGKTLAIVGESGCGKSTLARILTMIDPQTSGELLIGGQDVNIARDGLTPEMRQKVQIVFQNPYGSLNPRQKIGDVLAEPLLLNTNMSAAERREKSMEMLIKVGLGKEHFNRYPHMFSGGQRQRIAIARALMLNPKLLILDEPVSALDLSVQAQVLNILADLQEEFGLTYVFISHDLSVVRYIADDVMVMYFGEVVEYGSRDDVFNNPQHDYTKKLFAATPRADVDAIRARVEARAAARQAAQA, from the coding sequence ATGAGCGAGATTGTTCTCGAAGCGCGCGACATCAAGCGCGATTACCATGTTGGTGGCGGTCTCTTTGGCAAGCCGAAAGTCGTCCATGCCGTGAAGGGTGTGAGCTTCAAGGTGGAGAAGGGCAAAACACTCGCAATCGTCGGTGAATCGGGTTGTGGCAAGTCGACGCTTGCCCGAATCCTCACCATGATCGATCCGCAGACATCCGGCGAATTGCTGATCGGCGGACAGGATGTGAATATTGCCCGTGATGGTCTGACACCAGAAATGCGCCAGAAGGTGCAGATCGTGTTCCAGAATCCGTATGGCTCGCTCAATCCGCGCCAGAAGATTGGTGATGTTCTGGCTGAGCCTTTGCTGCTCAACACGAATATGTCGGCTGCCGAACGTCGTGAAAAATCGATGGAAATGCTTATCAAGGTTGGCCTTGGCAAGGAACATTTCAATCGCTACCCGCATATGTTCTCTGGTGGTCAGCGGCAGCGTATTGCAATTGCACGCGCACTGATGCTCAATCCGAAGCTGCTCATTCTGGATGAACCGGTTTCGGCGCTTGATCTTTCGGTGCAGGCACAGGTGCTGAATATTCTTGCTGATCTTCAGGAAGAGTTTGGCCTGACTTACGTGTTCATCAGCCACGATCTGTCGGTGGTTCGTTACATCGCGGACGATGTGATGGTGATGTATTTCGGTGAAGTTGTTGAATACGGCTCACGTGACGATGTGTTCAACAACCCGCAACATGACTACACGAAGAAACTGTTTGCAGCGACACCGCGTGCGGATGTGGATGCAATCCGCGCCCGGGTTGAAGCGCGTGCGGCAGCACGTCAGGCTGCACAAGCTTAA
- a CDS encoding ABC transporter ATP-binding protein — protein MALLEIKNLTVSFDTSTGPFKAVDGIDISVDKGEVLAIVGESGSGKSVGMLAVMGLLPKTATVTADSMTFDGQDLKGMSDKERRKIIGRDISMIFQEPVASLNPCFTVGYQLEEVLRRHLGLKGSASRARAIELLELVGIRDAAERLSSFPHQMSGGQCQRVMIAIAIACNPKLLIADEPTTALDVTIQKQILDLLMRLQVEHGMGLIMITHDMGVVAETADRVIVQYKGHKMEDSDVLSLFTAPKHPYTRALLSALPENATGDRLPTVSDFVFADKSAGEA, from the coding sequence ATGGCTTTGCTTGAAATCAAGAACTTGACGGTTTCGTTCGACACTTCGACTGGCCCTTTTAAAGCGGTTGATGGCATCGATATCTCGGTGGACAAGGGCGAAGTGCTGGCAATCGTGGGAGAGTCCGGTTCGGGTAAATCGGTGGGCATGCTCGCCGTGATGGGTTTGCTGCCGAAGACTGCGACTGTTACCGCCGACAGCATGACATTTGACGGGCAGGACCTGAAAGGTATGTCCGACAAGGAACGCCGCAAGATCATCGGACGCGATATTTCGATGATCTTTCAGGAGCCGGTCGCAAGCCTTAATCCGTGTTTCACGGTTGGCTATCAGCTTGAAGAAGTACTGAGGCGCCATCTGGGGCTTAAGGGTTCCGCAAGCCGCGCACGCGCCATTGAGCTGCTTGAACTGGTCGGTATCCGCGATGCGGCTGAACGCCTCTCCAGCTTCCCGCATCAGATGTCGGGTGGCCAGTGCCAGCGCGTGATGATCGCGATTGCGATTGCGTGTAATCCCAAGCTGCTGATTGCCGACGAACCGACCACTGCGCTTGACGTGACGATCCAGAAGCAGATTCTCGATCTGCTGATGCGTCTTCAGGTCGAACATGGCATGGGTTTGATCATGATCACCCATGATATGGGTGTTGTTGCTGAAACGGCTGATCGTGTGATTGTGCAGTATAAGGGGCATAAGATGGAAGACTCCGACGTGTTGTCGTTGTTTACCGCGCCTAAGCATCCTTACACCCGTGCGCTTCTTTCGGCTTTGCCGGAAAATGCGACGGGCGACCGTCTGCCCACGGTTTCCGATTTTGTCTTTGCAGATAAATCCGCAGGAGAAGCGTGA
- a CDS encoding ABC transporter permease subunit produces MTHPTNQPATNQSAAIQPEMTNEVGKLRALKDFWFYFSVNRGAVIGLFVFLAIILVAIFAPLIAPHNPVEQYRDFVKVPPFWEQGGSTQFLLGTDAVGRDILSRLIYGAQYSLLVGFVIVIISMCLGITIGVISGYFGGGIDTVFMRIMDVILAFPSLLLALVLVAILGPGLINAVLAITLVLLPHFSRLTRAAVMAEKEREYVTASRLAGASRFRLMFKTILPNCLAPLVVQATMSFSNAILDVAALGFLGMGAQPPTPEWGTMLAEAREFILSAWWIVTFPGLAILITVLAINLVGDGLRDALDPKLKRS; encoded by the coding sequence ATGACACACCCAACAAATCAGCCGGCGACAAATCAGTCGGCAGCTATCCAGCCGGAAATGACAAACGAAGTCGGCAAACTCCGGGCTTTGAAAGATTTCTGGTTTTATTTCAGCGTAAATCGCGGCGCTGTCATCGGTCTTTTCGTCTTTCTCGCAATCATTCTGGTGGCGATTTTTGCACCGTTGATTGCGCCGCATAATCCGGTCGAACAATATCGTGATTTCGTGAAGGTGCCTCCGTTCTGGGAGCAGGGCGGTAGTACGCAGTTCCTTTTGGGGACGGATGCGGTTGGCCGTGATATTCTGTCTCGCCTGATCTATGGTGCTCAATATTCGCTGCTCGTGGGCTTTGTCATCGTTATTATTTCGATGTGCCTCGGCATCACGATTGGCGTTATTTCTGGCTATTTCGGCGGCGGCATTGATACGGTTTTCATGCGTATCATGGACGTTATTCTGGCGTTCCCATCATTGTTGCTGGCTCTGGTTCTGGTGGCTATTCTCGGACCAGGCCTGATCAACGCGGTGCTTGCGATTACGCTGGTTTTGCTGCCGCACTTTTCGCGTCTGACGCGCGCTGCTGTGATGGCCGAAAAAGAGCGGGAATATGTAACCGCTTCAAGGCTTGCTGGTGCAAGCAGGTTCCGTCTGATGTTCAAGACGATCCTGCCAAACTGTCTTGCGCCGCTGGTCGTTCAGGCCACCATGTCCTTCTCGAATGCGATTCTGGACGTGGCCGCACTTGGCTTCCTTGGTATGGGCGCGCAGCCGCCAACACCTGAATGGGGCACGATGCTCGCGGAAGCACGCGAGTTCATTTTGAGTGCGTGGTGGATTGTTACTTTCCCTGGTCTTGCGATCCTGATCACTGTTCTTGCGATCAATCTGGTCGGCGATGGTCTGCGCGATGCGCTTGATCCGAAACTGAAGAGGAGCTGA
- a CDS encoding ABC transporter permease subunit translates to MFRFIFNKLLYLIPTFIGITIVAFAFVRVLPGDPVLLMAGERGVSPERHAQLLAQLGFDRPLWEQYLHYVGNLLHGDFGQSLVTKKPVIDEFFALFPATVELAFCAIILAILVGIPAGVIAAVKRGSWFDQGLMGISLVGYSMPIFWWALLLIILFSGVLQLTPVSGRISLLYYFPPVTGFMLIDSLLSGQKGAFASAVSHLILPTIVLATIPLAVIARQTRSAMLEVLGEDYVRTARAKGLPLRRVIGLHALRNAMIPVITTIGLQVGVLMAGAILTETIFSWPGIGKWMLDSISRRDYPVVQSGLLIIAFIIMIVNLVVDLLYGLINPRIRHK, encoded by the coding sequence ATGTTTCGTTTCATATTTAACAAACTTCTCTATCTGATACCGACTTTCATCGGCATCACGATTGTTGCTTTCGCCTTTGTGCGCGTGCTGCCGGGAGATCCTGTTCTGCTGATGGCGGGTGAGCGCGGCGTCAGTCCGGAGCGCCATGCGCAATTGCTGGCTCAGCTCGGATTTGACCGGCCATTGTGGGAGCAGTACCTCCATTATGTCGGCAATCTCCTGCATGGTGATTTTGGTCAGTCGCTGGTGACAAAAAAGCCAGTTATCGACGAATTTTTTGCGCTGTTCCCGGCAACGGTTGAACTGGCATTCTGTGCAATCATTCTGGCTATTCTTGTCGGCATCCCGGCAGGCGTTATCGCTGCTGTCAAGCGCGGTTCATGGTTTGATCAGGGACTGATGGGCATCTCACTGGTTGGTTATTCAATGCCGATTTTCTGGTGGGCACTGCTTCTGATCATTCTGTTCTCGGGTGTCTTGCAACTGACGCCCGTTTCAGGCCGTATCTCGCTGCTTTACTACTTTCCTCCAGTGACAGGATTCATGCTAATTGATAGCTTGCTGTCTGGTCAGAAAGGGGCGTTCGCTTCTGCCGTATCGCATCTGATCCTGCCGACGATCGTTCTGGCCACGATTCCCCTTGCGGTTATTGCGCGTCAGACACGCTCGGCGATGCTGGAAGTGCTGGGTGAGGATTATGTCCGCACAGCACGCGCCAAGGGCTTGCCGCTTCGTCGCGTCATTGGTCTTCATGCGCTGCGTAATGCGATGATTCCTGTCATCACAACAATCGGCCTTCAGGTCGGTGTGTTGATGGCCGGTGCGATCCTGACAGAGACCATTTTCTCCTGGCCCGGCATTGGCAAGTGGATGCTCGATTCGATTTCGCGACGCGACTATCCGGTCGTTCAGAGCGGATTGCTGATCATTGCGTTCATTATCATGATCGTTAATTTGGTCGTCGATCTGCTTTACGGTCTGATCAATCCGCGTATCCGGCACAAGTGA
- a CDS encoding ABC transporter substrate-binding protein — protein sequence MKFYKTLLAATAVVALMSGAASAKTFVYCSPASPEGFDPAAYTGGDTFDASAHPVYNRLAEFENGTTEVVPGLAESWTVSDDGKEYTFKLREGVKFHSSDNFTPTRNFNADDVIFSFDRMGNKENPWHEYTSGISYEYFDSMEMGSLIKEIQKIDDNTVKFILTRPEAAFLANISMPFASIISKEYTDKLAADGKQSDLNQFPVGTGPFQFVAYQKDAVVRFKANPDYWGGKPKIDDLVFAITTDPAVRAQKLKAGECHLMSYPAPADIKGLQGDSNLKVDEQAGLNVAYFAYNTTVAPFDKPEVRKALNQAVNKQAIVDGVYEGQGQVAKNPIPPTMWSYNDKIEDDKYDPEAAKKALEAAGVKDLKMKLWAMPVSRPYMPNARRTAELMQSDLAKVGVNAEIVSMEWGEYLKKSGEKDRDGAVILGWTGDNGDPDNFLGTLLGCAGVGSNNRAQWCYQPFEDLIQKAKVSTSHDERVKLYEDAQVIFKEQAPWNTIAHSTVFVPMSAKVTGFKQSPLGDYRFEEVDITE from the coding sequence ATGAAATTTTATAAAACACTTCTGGCGGCAACGGCAGTTGTCGCTCTGATGAGCGGCGCAGCATCGGCAAAGACCTTTGTCTATTGCTCGCCAGCTTCTCCTGAAGGCTTCGATCCTGCTGCCTACACTGGTGGTGACACGTTCGATGCGTCGGCGCATCCGGTCTATAACCGCCTTGCAGAGTTTGAAAATGGCACAACTGAGGTTGTTCCAGGCCTGGCAGAAAGCTGGACTGTTTCGGACGATGGTAAGGAATACACTTTTAAGCTTCGTGAAGGCGTCAAGTTCCACTCGAGTGACAATTTCACGCCAACCCGTAATTTCAACGCTGATGACGTGATCTTCTCGTTCGACCGTATGGGCAACAAGGAAAACCCTTGGCACGAATATACGTCCGGCATTTCGTACGAATATTTCGATTCCATGGAAATGGGTTCGCTGATCAAGGAAATTCAGAAGATTGACGACAACACCGTCAAGTTTATTCTGACCCGTCCGGAAGCTGCTTTCCTCGCAAATATCTCAATGCCTTTTGCGTCGATCATCTCCAAGGAATATACAGATAAGCTCGCAGCCGATGGCAAGCAGAGCGATCTTAACCAGTTCCCGGTTGGTACTGGTCCTTTCCAGTTCGTCGCTTATCAGAAGGACGCAGTTGTTCGTTTCAAGGCGAACCCGGATTACTGGGGTGGCAAGCCTAAGATCGATGATCTGGTCTTTGCAATCACCACTGACCCTGCGGTTCGTGCGCAGAAACTCAAGGCCGGTGAATGTCATCTGATGTCTTACCCTGCACCTGCTGACATTAAAGGTCTTCAGGGCGATTCGAACCTTAAGGTCGATGAGCAGGCTGGCCTGAACGTCGCTTACTTCGCTTACAACACCACTGTTGCTCCATTTGATAAGCCAGAAGTGCGTAAGGCACTCAATCAGGCTGTTAACAAGCAGGCAATCGTTGATGGTGTTTATGAAGGTCAGGGCCAGGTTGCCAAGAACCCGATTCCACCGACAATGTGGAGCTACAACGACAAGATCGAAGACGACAAGTACGATCCGGAAGCTGCCAAGAAGGCTCTCGAAGCTGCTGGCGTCAAGGATCTGAAGATGAAGCTGTGGGCAATGCCTGTCAGCCGTCCTTACATGCCAAACGCACGTCGTACTGCTGAACTGATGCAGTCAGATCTTGCCAAGGTTGGCGTAAACGCTGAAATCGTTTCGATGGAATGGGGTGAATACCTCAAGAAGTCCGGCGAAAAAGACCGCGACGGTGCAGTCATTCTCGGCTGGACTGGTGACAATGGTGATCCGGACAACTTCCTCGGCACGCTTCTGGGCTGCGCAGGCGTTGGCTCGAACAACCGCGCTCAGTGGTGCTACCAGCCATTCGAAGACCTGATCCAGAAGGCCAAGGTGTCGACAAGCCATGATGAACGCGTGAAGCTTTATGAAGACGCTCAGGTGATCTTCAAGGAGCAGGCTCCTTGGAACACGATTGCTCATTCGACTGTTTTTGTGCCGATGTCGGCCAAGGTCACGGGCTTCAAGCAGAGCCCTCTTGGTGACTATCGCTTCGAAGAAGTCGATATCACAGAGTAA
- a CDS encoding metalloregulator ArsR/SmtB family transcription factor, whose protein sequence is MSNENFFDLVENVDSAADFLSALAKNKRLLILCKLLHNEMSVGALAKAIDLSQSALSQHLAKLRALDLVSTRRDAQTIYYIVSSPHIELMLSTLSSLYMNPAPRRREMAAVLHQ, encoded by the coding sequence ATGTCTAACGAAAATTTTTTTGATTTAGTTGAAAATGTTGATTCCGCAGCGGATTTTCTTTCCGCATTAGCAAAGAATAAGAGACTGCTCATTTTGTGTAAATTGCTTCACAATGAAATGTCTGTTGGCGCGTTAGCAAAAGCTATCGACCTCAGTCAGTCTGCTTTATCGCAACATCTGGCAAAACTGAGAGCGCTTGACCTGGTGTCTACACGACGAGACGCCCAGACAATTTATTATATTGTATCATCGCCTCATATCGAGTTGATGTTGTCTACGCTTTCAAGTCTCTATATGAATCCAGCTCCGCGTCGGCGCGAAATGGCGGCTGTACTCCATCAATAA
- a CDS encoding RNA methyltransferase, with translation MKATQPGSHDFVVEITDANDVRLAAYKNIREKDLVGRQQRFIAEGKVVLNVLFSEAARFQTESLLILENRLSGLQDQLAQLPAGVEVYSVPQSVMDQVAGFHVHRGILAVGRRKPQPELADMINRLPANALAVVLCGISNHDNVGSIFRNAAAFEADCVLMDETCCDPLYRKAIRVSVGATLKVPYFHGANIETIIATLQAAKFNILALSPSSELNIYQAPSNNRQALLFGTEGEGLPAHLLRQLTGARIPMSSQFDSLNVATASGIALSRFSKFG, from the coding sequence ATGAAGGCAACACAACCCGGATCGCACGACTTTGTCGTCGAAATAACTGACGCCAATGATGTAAGGCTCGCAGCCTATAAAAACATCCGAGAAAAAGATCTGGTTGGCCGCCAACAGCGCTTTATCGCTGAGGGTAAAGTCGTTCTCAATGTTCTCTTTTCGGAAGCTGCGCGCTTTCAAACAGAATCCCTGCTTATTCTCGAAAACCGGCTGAGTGGCCTGCAGGATCAGCTTGCACAACTGCCAGCAGGTGTAGAGGTGTATTCCGTACCGCAATCCGTCATGGACCAGGTGGCTGGATTTCATGTCCACCGTGGCATTCTGGCGGTCGGACGACGCAAGCCTCAGCCTGAACTCGCGGACATGATCAATCGTTTGCCAGCAAACGCACTCGCCGTCGTTTTATGTGGCATTTCCAACCACGACAATGTCGGATCGATCTTCCGCAATGCAGCTGCTTTTGAGGCAGATTGCGTTTTGATGGACGAAACCTGCTGCGATCCCCTCTACCGAAAAGCCATACGCGTTTCGGTTGGCGCGACATTGAAGGTTCCGTATTTTCACGGTGCGAACATAGAAACAATCATAGCGACACTACAGGCCGCCAAATTCAATATATTGGCGCTCAGCCCTTCATCGGAATTGAATATCTATCAGGCGCCAAGCAACAATCGTCAGGCGCTGTTATTCGGCACTGAAGGCGAAGGGCTCCCCGCACATCTTTTACGGCAGCTCACGGGTGCGCGCATTCCCATGTCATCGCAATTTGACAGCCTTAACGTGGCGACAGCATCGGGCATTGCCCTCTCCCGCTTCAGCAAATTTGGCTGA
- the mnmA gene encoding tRNA 2-thiouridine(34) synthase MnmA, giving the protein MSLNSLDLPGKPEDTRVVVAMSGGVDSSVVAGILKREGYDVVGVTLQLYDHGAAVHRAGSCCAGQDIEDARRVSESLGIPHYVLDYEARFREAVIDTFANSYVSGETPIPCVSCNQTVKFADLLQTARELGADALATGHYIRSGLNGEHRAMFRPEDSDRDQSYFLFATTQDQVDYLRFPLGHLPKARVREIAEEMGLTVAKKQDSQDICFVPQGKYTDIISKLKPEAATPGDIVHIDGRVLGRHDGIVHYTVGQRRGIGVATGDPLYVVHLDAANTRVIVGPREALETHKVFLRDVNWLGDQAIDALPEGGMEVFAKVRSTRPPRPAVLHHADGKTWVELVDGESGIAPGQACVLYSDDSNTARVFGGGFIARSEREPGAEEMLRRLVTGTASASAA; this is encoded by the coding sequence ATGAGCCTGAACAGCCTCGATCTGCCGGGAAAGCCGGAAGACACGCGCGTTGTCGTCGCCATGTCGGGTGGCGTCGATTCTTCTGTTGTGGCCGGCATCCTCAAACGTGAAGGCTATGATGTTGTTGGCGTAACGCTACAGCTTTATGATCATGGCGCGGCTGTGCATCGCGCTGGTTCATGCTGTGCCGGTCAGGACATTGAAGATGCCCGTCGCGTTTCGGAAAGTCTCGGCATTCCTCATTACGTTCTCGATTATGAAGCGCGTTTCCGCGAAGCAGTGATCGATACGTTTGCAAATTCTTACGTGAGCGGTGAAACACCGATTCCTTGCGTGTCGTGTAACCAGACCGTGAAATTTGCCGATCTGTTGCAGACCGCGCGCGAGCTTGGGGCCGATGCATTGGCAACGGGTCATTATATCCGCAGTGGTTTGAATGGCGAACATCGTGCGATGTTCCGTCCGGAAGATTCTGATCGCGATCAAAGCTACTTCCTGTTCGCAACCACGCAGGATCAGGTCGATTATCTGCGTTTCCCGCTTGGTCACCTGCCAAAGGCTCGTGTGCGTGAGATTGCGGAAGAAATGGGTCTGACCGTTGCGAAAAAGCAGGATAGTCAGGACATTTGTTTTGTTCCGCAGGGTAAATATACCGACATCATTTCCAAGCTGAAGCCGGAAGCGGCAACGCCGGGCGATATTGTTCATATCGATGGCCGTGTGCTTGGGCGTCATGACGGCATTGTTCATTATACCGTTGGCCAGCGCCGCGGCATTGGTGTTGCTACAGGTGATCCACTTTATGTGGTACATCTTGATGCTGCCAATACGCGGGTTATTGTTGGCCCACGTGAAGCACTAGAAACGCACAAAGTATTTTTGCGTGACGTGAACTGGCTAGGTGATCAAGCAATTGATGCCCTGCCAGAAGGCGGCATGGAAGTGTTCGCCAAGGTCCGTTCGACACGCCCACCACGCCCTGCTGTTCTGCATCATGCAGACGGCAAGACATGGGTAGAACTTGTTGATGGCGAAAGTGGCATTGCACCCGGACAGGCTTGCGTACTTTATTCGGACGATAGCAATACCGCACGGGTATTTGGTGGTGGGTTCATCGCCCGTTCGGAGCGTGAACCAGGCGCCGAGGAAATGCTCCGTCGCCTTGTTACGGGGACAGCCAGCGCTTCTGCAGCCTAA
- a CDS encoding DUF1153 domain-containing protein — translation MADLTRPRIKYVIGPDGSPLTIADLPPASTRRWVIRRKAEVVAAVRGGLLSLEEACQRYTLTVEEFLGWQSSIDEHGLAGLRTTRIQQYRH, via the coding sequence ATGGCCGATCTGACAAGACCGCGTATAAAGTATGTTATCGGTCCCGATGGCAGTCCGCTGACCATCGCCGACCTTCCCCCCGCCTCGACAAGGCGCTGGGTCATTCGCCGAAAGGCTGAAGTCGTCGCCGCTGTTCGCGGTGGGCTTCTCAGCCTTGAGGAGGCATGCCAGCGTTATACATTGACGGTGGAGGAATTTCTGGGCTGGCAGTCCTCAATCGACGAGCATGGTCTCGCCGGTCTCAGGACGACCCGCATCCAGCAATATCGACACTAA
- a CDS encoding GNAT family N-acetyltransferase encodes MAGNIEITKLDAADSGRYVVNIDGDQAEMTYTKPSPTLISIDHTFVPDSMRGKGIGQALALNAVEDARKTGWKIIPICSFMQAQVKRHGDWADVVAED; translated from the coding sequence ATGGCTGGGAATATAGAGATTACAAAACTCGACGCTGCTGATAGCGGTCGCTATGTCGTCAACATTGATGGCGATCAAGCGGAGATGACCTATACGAAACCAAGCCCGACGCTCATTTCAATCGATCACACATTTGTGCCCGATTCGATGCGCGGCAAAGGTATAGGACAGGCGCTTGCGCTCAATGCCGTAGAAGACGCGCGCAAAACGGGTTGGAAGATCATTCCAATATGCAGCTTCATGCAGGCGCAAGTGAAGCGCCATGGCGATTGGGCCGATGTTGTTGCGGAAGACTAG